Proteins found in one Cataglyphis hispanica isolate Lineage 1 chromosome 15, ULB_Chis1_1.0, whole genome shotgun sequence genomic segment:
- the LOC126855329 gene encoding retinol dehydrogenase 11-like — protein sequence MISSWCYFILPMVLLIGLLRKCRERTWGRCKSTSNLQGQVFLVTGANSGIGKETVKELAKRRATIIMACRDIQNAQNVIVEIRNKISTGELIPMELDLASFSSIREFADKVLKDFPHIHVLINNAGVYAPLKDHALTKDGFEIHFGVNHLGHFLLTNLLLDRLKQSAPSRIVIVTSKLLESGVIDFSNLNGEKGLPVKSRMNPGYCNSKLANAYFAAELAKRTKNTGVNVYMVCPGFTYTGLFRNVKRSWFHYIIFSPVALMFLRTANQGAQTVLHCATESSLSKESGHLYRDCKLYVSKKDLDSEVALCLWDISAKLTGIKDDHIYFLYIKRTKKR from the exons ATGATATCTTCGTGgtgttattttattctaccGATGGTCTTGCTCATCGGCTTGCTCCGTAAATGTCGCGAACGTACCTGGGGAAGATGTAAGAGTACAAGCAATCTGCAAGGCCAGGTATTTCTCGTGACTGGTGCGAATTCTGGCATTGGTAAAGAGACGGTGAAAGAATTGGCCAAACGGAGAGCCACAATCATCATGGCTTGTAGGGATATACAGAATGCACAGAATGTCATAGTTGAAATAcggaataaaatatctacCGGTGAATTG ATTCCAATGGAACTGGATCTTGCATCTTTCTCATCAATCAGAGAATTTGCCGACAAAGTGCTAAAAGATTTTCCCCATATTCatgtattgattaataatgcTGGTGTGTATGCGCCACTCAAAGATCATGCATTAACAAAAGATGGTTTTGAAATTCATTTTGGAGTAAATCATTTGGGCCATTTTCTGCTTACCAATTTACTTTTGGATCGTCTGAAGCAAAGCGCTCCTAGCAG AATAGTGATAGTAACGTCTAAGCTTCTGGAATCTGGAGtaatagatttttcaaatttaaatggtGAGAAAGGATTGCCAGTGAAAAGTAGGATGAATCCTGGCTATTGTAATTCAAAACTTGCTAATGCATATTTTGCTGCCGAACTTGCAAAGCGAACAAAAAATACTGGTGTTAATGTCTATATGGTATGTCCTGGATTTACTTACACTGGTCTATTTAGGAATGTGAAGAGAAGCTGGTttcactatattattttttcgccTGTTGCTCTTATGTTTCTACGCACTGCAAATcag GGTGCGCAAACAGTATTACATTGCGCAACAGAATCGTCATTAAGCAAAGAAAGTGGACATCTATATCGCGATTGTAAACTTTATGTTTCTAAAAAGGATCTAGACTCTGAAGTAGCACTGTGTTTATGGGATATAAGTGCTAAATTGACTGGTATAAAGgat gatcatatttattttttatatataaagcgaacgaaaaagagatag